In the Manis javanica isolate MJ-LG chromosome 12, MJ_LKY, whole genome shotgun sequence genome, atttagtatatttacagagttgtgtgACTTTTACTACAATCTAATTTTAGCACATttctatcaccccaaaaagagCCCTTGTGTCTATTTGTAGTCATTCCTTGTTCCTACTCTAGcccctaataactaatgattaCTTTCTCTATATATATTTGCCTTTTGTAGACAGCTTATATAAATGGACTTGTACAATATATGGTCGTTAGTGTGTGGCTTCTTTTAACTTAGTATCTATTGAGATAGATGATCATGTTCTTGTTCTTTATTCTACTAATATGGTATGTTAATTGATTGTCAGATATTAAACCAACCTTGTATTCTTGGaacaaatcctacttggtcatgtaAACTCCTTTCTGTTTGGGATTTCATTTGCTGATAATCTGAGAtttatccatgctgtagcatgtttGAGTACTTCATTCTATTATATTGCTGAagactattccattgtatggatatactgcaatttgtttatccatttaccagttagtggacatttggattatttccactttttggctattatgattggtgttgctgtgaacatttgcaTACAAGTCTTTGTGGGGacatgtttctgttttgttttgttttttctctcttgggTAGAGACCTAGGAGTGGAAATTCTGGGTCATGTTAAAAGAAGCCACACACTAACGACCATATATGGGGGTGATTagattggccatttgtatttcttctttggagaagtgtctgtttagatcctccacccatttcctTGTGTTTTTGATTATCGCCATTCTAATGGATGTGAAAtggtatcattgtggttttaatatgcagttCCCTAAGTTGAGTGTCATTTACTTATGACCATTCATGTGTCATTTTGCTCACCATTCACTTGTCATCTTTGGTAAAatctctattcagattttcttaacaatttaaaagaaaattgggttgtctttctATTGATtgaaagagttctttatatattcaggataTAATTTTTTGATCCAGTACTTTATTcttggtgttatatctaagaaatctttgcttaagCCAAGGCTATGAAAACTTagtcctatgttttcttctaagagttaacGCTTTAGCTGTTACGCTTAGGTCAATGATAcgtttgagttgatttttgtgtgtgtgtaatataagGGCCTTATGTCCTAAAATAAGAGTCTAAATTCActtttttgcatgtggttgttCAGTTGTTTCTGTGTCGTTTCTTTAAACGACTTTTTTGTTCCCACTGACTTGCATTGACATCCTTATCAACTATCTGttgaatataaattagtttattTCTGGAATCTCCATTTGGCTCCATTGACTCATGTCTGTCCTTATATGTTAGTACCACACTTCCTTGATTGCTGTAGCGGTGtagttaagttttgaaattgggagtataagtctttcagttttgttcttttacaGGGTAGTTTTGGTCTTCTctgaatttttgtattttcatataaattataggATTATCTTGTCAGTTCATATCTATAAAAAAGCCAGTTTctatcttgatagggattgcattgatctATAAATCAATTTGGGGACTATTGATATCTTAACAATAATAAGTCTTCTAATCAATGAACATGGATATCTTTCCATCTATTTagggttttaatttctttcaacaagattttatagtttttaatgtataaatcttatacttattttgttaaatttattcctgagtattttattgttttttgtattATTGTGAGTGAAATTGCTTTCTTAACTTGATTTTTGGAttattcattgctagtatatagaaatagtttttgcttttttttttgatggcaAGGTTTTTTAATGCAGAAAAATACAGGAGAGGAATTTGCAGTTACATTTAGGCAACCTTAAGACCTGTTTATTAGGTTCTTATGTTTAAATTAAATAGATTCTATGCTTAACAGTCTGGATTGCAAATACTcttgtttctctgatttcttttagCAAAAGAAGGATTTAAtaacagaactagaaaaaaactgaaaatacagtaATCTTTGTCCACTTCTAGTATTCTTCAACCTTGCTGAACTTAGAAAAAAGATTTCTGGTCTTTTGTGTAGATttcttaaggttttttatgtagaagAGCATGTCATCTATGAATAAGAACAGTTTTTATTTACCCTTTCCAATATGTAtgcctgttatttcttttcttgcctgtTTGGACTGGTTGGTATGATACTGAATAAAAGTGACAGTGGACATCTTCATGATCTTAgggagaaagcattcagtctttcactatcATGCTTGATGATAGTTACAGGGATTTTGTAATGCTCTTCATCAGTTCGAAGAAGGTTCCCTCTATTTctagttgagagtttttaatcataatTGAGTATTTGATGTTCAAATgtcttttctgcatttattgaaatcatcatattatttattaatatggtacattaattgattttcatgtATTAAGCCAACCTTGCATTcttggaatgaatcctacttgtcatgatgtataattctttttatttgttgtagaattcagtttgctgatattttgtgcAGGTTTTTTGTGTCTGCTCACAAGGGACATGGTCTCTAGTTTTCTTATGAGGCCTATTAGGGTTTTTCTGGCCTCAAATAATTTATGAAGTGTTCCTTTTCCTCTGTTatctggaagagtttgtgaaggtttgttataattttccctttaaatGTGTGATTCAATTAGCTAGTGAAGCCATAAGTCTTTTGGGAAGCTGTTTGTAGAAACTTCTTATAGATCTATCcagatttatttcttcttgagttaattttgttgttttgttacttttcaggattttatccattcatcatttatgttgttaaagtttttcaaagtatTCCCTTGCAATCCTTTTGATTCTGTAAGTAGTCAGTCAAGATACCCCTccctttaatttctgattttagtaatttgtgttttcttttttttcttggtcagtctagattttgtcagttttgttcctcttcaaaaaatgaacatttgatttcattgaatttttttccttttttcttgtttttttttttttaaatttcacttatttccacttcacttattctttccttctccttattTGGGTTTAGTTTACTCTTcgactattactattattattattattaaagtatccttgatatacaatcttacgaaggtttcacaacaacattgtggtttcaacattgacctgtattatcaagtcctcatcctcccactgcagtcactgtctatcagtgtagtaaggtgcgaCAGtagactattattttttaaacaacgTCAGTGAACTTAATTCACAACAGAAGTCATTtgtagcagaaataaaaatgtagcaGTAATTGTATTGATGTGAACTTGGATGTTCTTTGAGATGTTTTAACATGTTAGAGCTAAGCCTTTTATCAGAGTAGGCCTATCATTCTTATTAACATATATATTAGGTTTGATTTTCTCTCATTCCAATGAATTTTACATTAAATTCATTCACagtaaacaaagttttaaaaacttttaaacattAGCACAGACCTACTCTTAAAACCTAGACTCTTTGATTTGTTTAAGAATATCCTTGCTACAAaaatttcagtggcttaaaacaaacaaaGGTTTGTGTTTCCTTCATATTACATGTTTATCATGTGTTAACAGGGATCTTAGTTCATTAAAGTCCTTCAAGGACCCAGGCTGATAGAGTAGCTGATACTTCAGATGTTGGTTTCAGTGCCAGAGGTAAAAAGGGCTCTGGAGATCTTGCCTGGCAGTTAATTGCTCTGGCCTGGATTTGACACATATCACTTTGTCTTACAACTCATTGGCCAGAGCTAGCCATAGGGCTTTACCCAGCCATAAGGGGTTCAGTGTGCTCAGAGAGAGGAGAGCTGGAAATATTGGGTATTGACAGTAAAGACTACTGTACCACCCTAGTTTGCATCACAATCATTTCATTGCCtgactattattatttttctattggaaTAAAGTAGatatgttatattggtttcaaatgtacaacatagtaatgtgataattatatacattattggatgcttgccacagtaagtgtaTTTACCCCTGTTACCATGCCAAGATACTGCAAtattattattggttatattctctatgatgAATTTCCagtcctgtgactaatttatgatTTGCAGTTTGTACTgctttaatccccttcacctatttcacccctcACTTCTCCCCTCACACTGCCTCCCTATAATGACCAACAGTTTGTTGTCAATACTTatggttctgtttcttttttgttttttagattccacatgtaagtgaagtaatatggtatttgtctttctttgtctggcttatttcacttagcatgataccctctaggcccattcatgttgttgcaaatggcaaggttttcttttttatggctgagtaatattccaccatgTGTATGTACTACATTTTTATCAATGGGTCTTGGGTTGCTGCGTTGCCTGATAAGATGCTTGCCACACTGGTTTAGCTTCTCTACTGTCCTGTCCATTCTCTGCACAGCAGTCAGTGATTTTTCTAAGCATAATCTGATGATGTCACTTTGTTTGCAGCTGACCATTGCTTTTTAGACAAAGGCTATCTTTTCCTGCGTACATGCCCTGTCTGATCTAGTCTCCACTTAGTTTTTATGCCCCAATCTCACTCTTCTATACTCTGTCCTAGTGATACTGACTTGTGGCTCCTCTAACATGCTGTATTTTTGCCTCTTAACCTTTGCTCATgttatttcctcttcctggaacattttttcttactttcttccctCTTTGCTTTGCCTAATTCCTATTCCTCTTTAAGGTTTCAGCTTACATGTCATATTCCTGCTTTCCAGCTTCAATTTATGCTTAGCTTTTGGATTCCTATGCACTCACAATTTCTGACAAAGTTATTGTGTGCCAGTGTAATTTTATGATTACTTGTTTGCCATTGTTACCTAATCACACACAGAAGCCCTGGATGTATATTTGTTGagtggttaaataaattacacagtcAGGTAGAGAAAAGTTGATAGTGTACCTTATCAGAAACTGTAGTTAGTAAGGTCCTGTATGCTTCCCATCTATATAGCATGGACCCCAGTTTACTGTTcataaaaatgtagttttaacAGTGCTCAGAAAGCTCCTGGTTACTAACATATTTTGTATACCTAGGTTTTTCACAGATCCTTTGaaagttgtgtttgttatatccattgtttatgtttgtttctaatgttagaaaaaattaataaaatctttTGTGGGAATTTCACACTGGCAGTTAGGGTTCTCTaaattgaaaatgacagatttgtTCTTCACATATcaagtattttctgttttgtcctAATTTTTCAGTAGCTTAACAATCATATTAAGTTGATGTGCCACATTTAGTTAAAGgctgttatttccaattttttattatttggaataatgctattgtaaatatctTTGTATCTGgagcttttttcttttgaagtaatTTCCCACATGGCATTTCTGGTCTAAGAGCAGTTACTGTATAGTGGTTAAGAACATGCTTTGGTTTGCTCATGGGTGCTAGTGAAGTAGTAGTAGTATTAGGGTTATAAAATATGAATCAGTACAGCCCTTAGAAtgttaagaaataaaactttcataTTTCTTAACAGGGGTTGAGTGGGTGCTATCTTTTGGCTTTTTTTTGCAGTCTTTCCTGCATTGAGCATCTTAGCCCTTGAGTGAAAACATGAGAAGCAAAGTGAAAGAACCAGCACGAGAAATGCTGCTTAGCGGGTATACTAGGGTGTTTCAGTTTGAAAATAGCCTGAGCCATCTTAGACCATGTTTCTTGCCAAACAGtaattaaattttatgaaaattttatgcAAATGTACTACTGACTTTCCTGAAtattttgagacttttttttttaacactaatCCTCCATAAAACTTAAGTAAAAAAATGTAGAACTTgtttttaatgaactagaaaataCTGCTTTTTAGTAAGTAGGGACTTTATGTATGAAGACTTTATGTATGGAAGTATTTAACTTTGGATTTAGATTTTAAATAGTCTTTATTACGAAGACACATGGAGGATAGTACTCTATTTTAGCCCACATGGGTTGTGTAGATATAagttattttggcatcattagcCTTGCTTACATTTTTCCATTTACCTTTTGCTGTTTAATAATGAATTCTAGGACTCTTTCAACCACTTTCTGAAGTGtcattttaaatagattattCGCATTTTTGAAGTTTCACTGTACATTTaatgatacacacacaaaaagtgcATATTGAACTTGTTTTACTCTTCTAGTAGAAATCTTTTAATCAAAGCCGAGTCATTTTTGCAATAACAACTggcctcagaattttttttttagtagttgaAGGCTGTTGTCAAAGATTTTCTTCACCTTAGGTAGAGCACTAGACCACTTCAATTTCATGTTTCCTAATGTTGTCCATCATACTTCTAAGAGGGTTAGGCTCGCTTTGCAGGTCTttcacagttttgtttttaacacagCAGCAGCAGTCAAGTACTTCATAAAGGAAGGCCAGCACTACTAAAGAGAtcactgtaaatataaataaaagcagaatgaCAAAGCAGGCAGTGTTCCAGTTATCATGGAAAGGGTAAATTTTTTGGACTTGAAAACCAAGATACTGATAAACAGATGTGGTAGTTTCATTCCAGAGGCTGGAGCTCAGGGAGGCCATTCTTAGAGATTCCACTTCTTGTATTACTCTTCTGAATCTATACAAAGTAGAAAATGAGTATATGTAACCAAGCTCTACAGATTTCTCAATTCAAAGCACAGTACTAAGGTTTTTAGTAAGTTTGTATAGGCAATGTGaatcttcctttttctctgctaGAATTAATGCTtgaatgtaattttgaattttttctctaTGCTAATGTACTCTGTAgccatactatatatatatatacatatatatatatcttttttatatatattatttgttagACAACTATATATGTTTAAGATTCATATACAGAAATTACCtgctaaaatgggaaaaaagcagGTCATTTGGTTTAAAATGTGACTACAACAGTGTGATCAGTGAGCTGttacctacaaaaaaaaaatcttagttaaGCCCATGTTCTTCAGACTGCCCTTGGAAAAGCTTTTCTCATTGCCATTGTGGACCCTTCTCACCTTGTTGTTCAGTGTATTTCTGCCTCCTGTTTTTACTCCTTTAAACTTCGAGGACAGGTGACCTGTATCAGGAAATACTGTTTCTGAAAAAcagtagagaaagaaaagccaaGTAATGACAAGGCTAATAAAAATGTAGGTTAAAGTTGCCTAAAGTTGGTTTCAGTTGTGGCAATATAGTGACAGTTATGTATATTACTATATGCTCACCATgattaagtgtagttaccaactAGTACAGTACAGTTATTTCAATATTGTTATATTCCTTgtgctgtactttacatccctatgcctaacttattttataactggaaggttGTACCTCTTGAGCCCCTTATTTTGCCCATGCCCTATCCTGCCCCCGCTGGAAATCACCAGTTTATTCtgtttctgagtctgtttctgttttttcgtttgttttgtttttcaggttccacatataagtgaaatcatatgctatttgtcttatctttgacatttcacttagcactctaccctctaggtccatttatgctgttgcaaatggcaagagttcattttttttttaatggttgaataatCTTCAGTTTTATATATGGGCCATTTCTTCTTCATCTATCAATTGATAGAATttttaagcttatttttaaaaagtataagatttttttaaaaagtatttttaaatataaaatatttatattttatataaacatataatttgtatataaatatacaattttatatatatataattttatataataaatatataattttatataaaatataaaatataaaaaatataaaaagtatatttttaaaaagtatatactaAGAAAGTTTTGGAAGATGAACAAAAAGCATAGTTCTGTTTCCTTAATTCAGTGACTGTTGTCAGTTTGTATGAAGAAAGAACTTTTCATGGTTTTTCTTTCCTGTGTAATTGTAAAATAGACATTCAATCttgtaaacaaatatttattgatgaccTACTGTGTACCACATACTTTTCTAAGTGCTGGAGATAACTTGTGTGAgagtttcatttaaagaaaacttaaaggTAGTGTAGAAATGTAAGTATAATGAACTCCTATATGCTTATAATACAGCTTCATTGATCAGCTCATGGCCAGTTTATACCTCTACCCACTTGCTTCTACCCCATGGGTTATTTTTAAACTAATCCCAGACAGCAAATTACTTCATCTagaaatagtatatatatttgaaaaggtgaggactttaaaaaaaaattaaagtatcattgatatacaatcttacgatggtttcagatatacaacacagtggttcaacagtcacccatattatcaagtcctcaccccctccccctccattgtggtcactcactgtctgtcaacataataagatgttatagagtcattaattgtattctccatgctctgctgccccccaccccctgtgacctacctatattgtgattgtgaattacagtgccccttagtctccttctccctcccacccaccttccccaaccctttccctttgataactactagtccctttttggtgtctgtgagtctactgctattttgttccttctgttttgctttgt is a window encoding:
- the SMIM18 gene encoding small integral membrane protein 18 isoform X2; its protein translation is MASLSSSLWNETTTSVYQYLGFQVQKIYPFHDNWNTACFVILLLFIFTVISLVVLAFLYEVLDCCCCVKNKTVKDLQSEPNPLRSMMDNIRKHEIEVV
- the SMIM18 gene encoding small integral membrane protein 18 isoform X1, coding for MQMNVEETVSCIVVQPIDAQLHLGCSLDCITNRRYHRFNSILPDKRFRRVIQEVESLRMASLSSSLWNETTTSVYQYLGFQVQKIYPFHDNWNTACFVILLLFIFTVISLVVLAFLYEVLDCCCCVKNKTVKDLQSEPNPLRSMMDNIRKHEIEVV